Proteins from a single region of Streptomyces glaucescens:
- a CDS encoding TetR/AcrR family transcriptional regulator — protein sequence MSVWDRPEPPTRPVPLDRERIVAAAIALADEAGLEAVSLRKVAARLNAGPMRLYGYISTKQELFDLMVDEVYAEILPQEQPGDWREALRTLAHRTRQAALRHEWLADLLGGRPTLGPNALAVGEATLAALDSLTDIDTAMRAVETVGAYFTGAIRREIANLRAERATGLSKHDWQRASGPHLTRMLATGRFPALTKAVYDGTDVDAEASFATGLDWVLDAVATKLTRPPA from the coding sequence ATGAGTGTGTGGGACCGGCCGGAGCCGCCGACTCGCCCCGTACCGCTCGACCGCGAGCGGATCGTGGCCGCCGCCATTGCGCTGGCCGACGAGGCCGGACTGGAGGCGGTGTCGTTGCGAAAGGTCGCCGCTCGGCTGAACGCGGGCCCGATGCGGCTGTACGGATACATCTCCACCAAGCAGGAGCTGTTCGACCTCATGGTGGACGAGGTCTACGCCGAGATCCTCCCCCAGGAGCAGCCCGGTGACTGGCGGGAGGCGCTGCGCACCCTCGCCCATCGCACCAGGCAGGCCGCTCTCCGGCACGAATGGCTGGCCGATCTGCTTGGCGGCCGCCCGACCCTGGGCCCGAACGCCCTCGCCGTGGGCGAGGCCACGCTGGCCGCCCTGGACAGCCTCACCGACATCGATACTGCCATGCGCGCGGTGGAGACTGTCGGCGCCTACTTCACCGGCGCGATCAGGCGCGAGATCGCGAACCTGCGGGCCGAGCGCGCCACGGGCCTGTCGAAGCACGACTGGCAGCGCGCCTCCGGCCCGCATCTGACAAGGATGTTGGCCACCGGTCGCTTCCCGGCGCTGACTAAGGCCGTGTACGACGGCACGGACGTGGACGCCGAGGCATCCTTCGCGACCGGTCTGGACTGGGTCCTCGATGCCGTGGCCACCAAACTGACCCGGCCGCCAGCATGA
- a CDS encoding FAD-dependent oxidoreductase, producing MRHRIAVVGSGPGGLTFARVLHRHGYPVAVLERDPAPDVRPPGGTLDLHEGLGQLALDKAGLLEEFQALSRPEGQAMRILDADGTVLRDWRPRPDDRANPEIDRGQLRDLLLGPLDVQWGRSVTQVVPGSQEGVVVRFADGRQETFDLVVGADGAWSRTRPAVSSVTPHYTGVTYVETSLDDVDTRHPDLARLIGDGSVAAYGVNRALVAQRNSGGHVKVYAQFRAPLDWHTNLDLADVEAVRSSLLALFDGWAAPVLDLLRHATAFVHRPLYVLPVSHTWTHVPGVTLLGDAAHLMPPLGAGANLAMLEGAELAESIATGPGDLDEAVHAFEEQMWARAGRWAKITTAGLERLVSPDPAEALALFDEVQPS from the coding sequence ATGAGACATCGTATCGCTGTGGTCGGGAGCGGCCCCGGAGGCCTTACATTCGCCCGTGTCCTGCACCGCCACGGCTACCCCGTCGCCGTCCTCGAACGCGATCCCGCCCCCGACGTCCGCCCCCCAGGCGGCACGCTGGACCTGCACGAGGGGCTAGGCCAGCTCGCCCTGGACAAGGCAGGGCTGCTGGAGGAGTTCCAGGCGCTGTCCCGCCCCGAGGGGCAGGCCATGCGCATCCTGGACGCGGACGGCACCGTCCTGCGCGACTGGCGACCCCGTCCAGATGACCGGGCCAATCCCGAGATCGACCGCGGGCAACTCCGTGACCTGCTGCTCGGCCCTCTCGACGTCCAGTGGGGGCGGAGCGTGACGCAGGTAGTGCCGGGGTCCCAGGAGGGTGTAGTAGTCCGTTTCGCGGACGGGCGACAGGAGACGTTCGACCTCGTGGTCGGCGCGGACGGCGCCTGGTCCCGGACACGCCCGGCAGTCTCCTCGGTGACGCCGCACTACACCGGCGTCACCTACGTCGAAACCTCCCTCGACGACGTCGACACCCGCCACCCCGACCTCGCCCGGCTGATCGGCGACGGTTCCGTGGCCGCGTACGGGGTGAACCGAGCTCTCGTCGCCCAGCGCAACAGCGGCGGCCACGTCAAGGTGTACGCCCAGTTCCGCGCGCCGTTGGACTGGCACACGAACCTGGACCTGGCCGACGTCGAGGCCGTGCGATCGAGCCTGCTGGCTCTGTTCGACGGCTGGGCCGCTCCCGTCCTCGACCTCCTCCGCCACGCCACCGCTTTCGTCCACCGCCCCCTCTACGTCCTGCCCGTGTCCCACACCTGGACCCACGTCCCCGGGGTGACGCTACTGGGCGACGCCGCCCATCTGATGCCCCCGTTGGGAGCGGGCGCGAACCTCGCGATGCTGGAGGGCGCCGAACTCGCCGAGTCCATCGCCACCGGCCCTGGAGATCTGGACGAGGCCGTCCACGCCTTCGAGGAACAGATGTGGGCCCGGGCCGGCAGGTGGGCGAAGATCACGACGGCCGGTCTGGAACGCCTCGTGAGCCCGGACCCCGCCGAAGCTCTCGCCCTCTTCGACGAAGTCCAGCCATCCTGA